From Taeniopygia guttata chromosome 3, bTaeGut7.mat, whole genome shotgun sequence:
GGGGCTTCTGATCTCTCCCACAGCATCTCACAGACCATATGCCTTTTAGGACAAAGTGCCATTCAtgggtttgtttgcttgtgAAATCCACAGGGAAACCCAACTCTTGCAAGAACACCTTTTTGTCTTCGAAGTGCACAGTTCTTCTCTTCACACTGTAGTGGCCACAaagttttcttggtttttgCAGATAGAAGTGCAGCTTTTTAAAGGCTGCTGTGTGCCTCACCCACTGCTgaatgctgcagctgccagctttACGACTGCTCAGTTACATGGAACAACACTCAAACATAACAAGCTCTTCTCAAGATAGTGCAATGTACAGATATTGTCAAGTCTGTGTTTTTAACTATGTGAAAGCACGTTTAGAGGTGTCCACTATATGGAACTCAAACTCCAGACTGGGAGTACTTCTTAAGAAATTTCAAATTCAGGATATGCagtataattttcttctttgagcAGCTCTATCAGACAAATGCAGAGTTTCTACCATATAGTTTGAAAACATATGTGACAGGACATAGATGGGAAAGTTGAGCTTTCTTGGCAAATATGTTCTTTATAAgcataaaacaacaacaaaacagctTTCAACAAAAATTTGCCCTATTAATCTCAGTCTCAAAGGAAATGAGCATTTTGCACTTGCAACTTCTCTTCTGATAGGAGATTATCTCCTCCCTGACTACTCTTCGTTCTTGAAGAACAAGATGAAATTCATGCATGTTAGCAAGGTTTATGCaacatatgtatatattttttaaaaataatatcaaGATTAGGACACATCTTACGTTCATGGTCATACATCAGCAAAGCAGGAACATACAGGATCTCACAGAGAGTACTCCTGACCAAAAAAGACTTATACTAACCCAAGGGAGTGATACACTGATAGTTTAATGACCCAAGTCTAACCACATCCAATACTGTCTTACCTGATGAGTCGTTTTCACTTTACACAGTTCAACACGTGCACATTTGTTCTGATAGAAGCAGCCCAAAGCTTCTCAACACTACCCACCTGTGCCCCCTCTCTTTCCCCAATGTGATGATTCCAAAAGTAGAAAAGTGATCAAAGGTAAAACCCTAAGAGCCTCTTCAGATAACATAACTAAAGCAGCCCGAGTTCTGCCAAAAGCATTCTGAGTCGGAAATGGCAGGACTGCATTGCACATGACAAACTTGCACCGGCAAGATAAACACAACTTACTGACTCCAAAGTGAGTAGTTCCTGCTACAATCTCCTGATGGGAATAAattatcaaaagaaaaaaaaaagtagtctTTTGTGCTTTGACAAAATTTCCCCCCgaccaaaataatttcctttaaacCTTCTAGAAGTTCCAacacattttaaacatttagCTGCCACTCTCTTCCTGCCTGAGGTTTTTAATTACTCCAACTCCTTGGGTCAAACAACTCAAGCTGCACAGCCTCTGGATCACCAAAAATTGCCACATCTGGGGGTGAGCTGCAGGATCAActttcaaaacaaacacaaatggaaatggaagagaaaggTGCTTCAGCTGAAAGTGGTAAAAACAAACCCATGGTACACAACATTTCTGATAGAAGACCAGTAAGGTGCCTCTTTTCACTAGTGAATTGTCTCTGTGCTTCTGTGGCATTTGGGAACAATCAACATTCAGACAGAAAAGTCACAGTCCTGCCAAGCTACCATGGAGTTAAAAGTCCTGATCTTGCCCAGGTCAGTCCTTAGAGGGACACATATACAATGATAATTTCAGAGCTGGTGAACTGAGGCTGACACCTCCTTTTTCTCTGAGAGGACATGGAACAGATAAGACACTGATTTTGATTGTCACAGCTAAGGTCACACAACACACAGCAAATGTGCTTATCAAAGAAAGTAAGCAAGTACTAAgcttaaaaaaagaagagcctgctggcagagcagagctttgCGTAAACACCAACGACAAATCAAGTGTAAGCTCCAGCTTCAGACCCTGGAGGGGTCTGACACTTCTTTGGTCCAAGTGTAAAAGATACGCCAATGGGAAAATTATAGTTCCTTCTCAGACCCCTGACTTTTCCGCTGCCTCACTGTGCTTTCAGTCTCTGATTCAGCTAAAGGTTGTTCACTTAAGTCTTCCATTTCTTCTCCCCCTGATTCTTTTCCAAGTGCTAAATCCTCCTCTGACTCATCAGCACTTGAGTTCGCTGCATCTTCCCCGTCTGAGAGATCTTTGACGTCGGCAGCCTCTTCTGCATCGTCCGCGGAAAGCTCCGCAACCTCCTCCGGCTCCTCCAGCGCTGCGTTCTCCGCGTTCTCCTTGGTAATTGCTTCTTCTAAACAAAGCACAGACTGCAGTTAGACTGAATCTCACAGCAAAGCCTTTTAAAGTTGCAGGACATACACTGAAATACTGATGAACATGACAATGGATTACAGTTATTACTCCAACTGAGACTGGAACCAGATGATCCTTAAAGTCCCTTAGACCtgaaccattctgtggttctgtgattgaAAACATTTCCTTATTTGTCAGTCATTTCCTTAAATCTTCAGTAGATTTCTTCtctatttccattattttccttgCATGTCAGGCACAGACAGACTTTCATTTTACCCCAGTGAGTTACAAACCAAAGAGAAACCAATTTTACTTGGCTCATGGATTATTGGTTCACATCTAAGATCTGAACAGTGTATTGCCCTTCCTCCTACAAATATACACTTGAAACTACAGCTTCTTGCCCTTTTTACCAGGTGTTCTTACCAGGTGTTTCAGCTCTGTGCTTTGACTTGGCTGGGCAGAGGCAGTCTGAAATCAAAACAAGGACCTGTAGAAAGGAAAAAGGCATTCATTGGCAATaataaaaatggcatttattAGCAATTGCAGAAGTCCCTGCACTCATTCCTTTTAGATAGATATACACAATCAAATTTACAAAATTGTATTACCTTGCTTAGAGATAAGAGCTaaataaaaacatggaaaaaagtGCATTCTCAGTATGTACTAACCAGCATTCCCTGCCTTCTACTACCCATTTTCTGCCTCCTACTTTCCTAAATTTATTCAGTACTGACACTGCTCACAGCTGAAGAACAGCTCAGAGCACAGTTGAGACTTTTTACTTTctgaaattttataaaaaaacctTGGTCAAGATTTCCTGTATTTTGGGATGTTATTCCATTCCTATCCCTGGCTCCCCAGTACAGATGTGTGTTCCACCTTTTGTGCTCATTCGTTGACCAGCCCAGTGCAGAACTCAAAATGCAAGGAAGACATTTGTGCCTCGCTGTCACATGCTAAGAATAGTGCAAAGAAAAAGACAGAGCTGACATCATGTGAAAGAAATATACTTCAATCATTGAAAAGCTTTTTGGAAAGAGCTGGGAGATTAACTTcacattttttcagctttttcagttggggtttttttgtgaagaATTAAGAAGGAGAGTTTCTTTTATAACATGATATTCACTTGCTCCTAGTTACACTAATTTGTCTTGCTCTCATCTGGTGAAAAACTACCATCTAGAAAAATGCAGCTGTTGAAATTAAATAATCAAAAACATTTGCTTGTATACAACAATTCTGTATGCACATCGAGTATAAAAACATGGTTTTGCCTAAATTCAAATTTCATCTGCATTGAAATCACTTCCCAGAACTACTGGAAATACACTgacaaaatttttctttaattcactAATATTCAAAGGGCAGAGATACACATCCCAGAAACAACTTTTCCACATCCTAAAAGGAATAGTGACTTAGCAGAAGGTTAAACCAGTTACCAGCAGAACTGTTTGAACTGTCCTCGCAGTTGCAGAATGCACTTGTGGAACAGCCAACTAATCTGAAAAAACctaaacccccaaatctccaaagccttaaaaaatattttcatcctttGATCTTGAGTAACAGTGCGGCAGAACACTTACATTGCTGACTCCCACAAAACCAGTTCTTCTGTGGTTAATAAAACTCTCCACAAAGCCTGTGTTCTTAGAAAGTTCGAGTCTTGACCAACTCTGACTACACACATTCCACCCTTAAGTAGAAAAGTCTTAGATACAAAAAGGCCAATACAAGAATCACTCTTTTTAGTGGACGGACTTAACAAAACTAAATTGAAACATTTCATAAGAATTTGATAAGATTTCATAAGAAGGTGAACTGATTTGTATTGAGGGcactgtccaaatgcttcttaaCAAGTGACAGGCTTGGGGGACTGACCACCTCTCTGGGGAGCCTTTTGCAGTGTTTAACCACCCACTGCTTCCTCATACCCAGTCTAAACCTCCCTGGAACAGCTTTAATCCACTCTCACACATTCTGGATGTCACAGGGAAGAACTATTAGTATTCGGTAATATATTATTAAAGCAAGGTATATTTAAGCATATCTTATAAGCAaagttggttttatttttttcacaagaTAATGCAAAGCAAGAGTTCTAGTTAACTGAGACAAAAAGTAATGTTTTCTTACCAAACCCAGGAGCAGGCCAATCAGTAAGGTAGCTAAGATGAAGATGGCATAGGAAATCCAAACATGAACTCCAAGAGTGCCAGTGAGGTAGTTATGAATTTGCTGGAAATTAGAACAAGATACTTCATAACTTCATACCTAAAACCACTTAGGATTTCTACTGCCAATATTATTACATGAATTGCTGTCTGATTAAGACCTTTCATTTAACATTATTTATACTGAAGTCTTCCCCTTTAGATACCATTAAATCTTGGAGGTTTTTACTGATTTGTTCACATTAAAAGGCTTTTTAAGCAGAGGATGCACAATTCCTTCTCCTTAAGACACTCAGCATTACAGATGCCACACACAACCTTTACTGCAGATAGATGGATGAGGAGTCATAGAGCTTACAAGAAAGTATCACAAAATCCTTCATCCCTACATGGCATCTGTTCATTAACTAAAATGAAGCCATTCAGCTCTTAGTTAAGCTTTTTAGCTCTTAAAAGGAGCCACATGCTCTAATCATAcactaaataaattatttcacttataaatttaaatataattaccCAAATACAGTATTAAGATTTCTTTCAAACTTCCTCAAATTTAGAAATTCAACTGGTTGAGTCAAGCAGTGCATCGAGTCAGTGAGCTGGTAGGAAGTCAATTATGACATTAAATCTCTTTCAAAACAAACCGCAATCAACATTTACAAGAGTTTAAACACGAAAATTCCAGAGTCTTCTTTTTAAATGTCAGAACATCTTTTGATATTTATTAAGGCCTAAGCAAagacagcagagcaggagcagtgaAGAAACCTACACCTGAAATATTCATTGAAGTGGAAGACAAATTAGAGGCTTCTTCCCAGGACAGTTAATCTTTCAGGAAGGAGACTATAGAGAAATAACAACACTTCAGAGTAACCAAGGAAGAGAAACATCAGAAGGctataaaaagtaaatattgTCCAGTGAAAGAATCAAATATACACAACTCAGAGCTCTGCTTGATTCTGTGTTAGTTTGGTGCTTTGTAGAAGTGATACAAACTTGTTCCAGCTCTCAACtacatttcttttctgaagcACAGGTTACAATAGTAACATATTTTGCTGCAAATCAAGTCTCTCAATCTCACTGACACTCAAAGGTTATAAGAGGATGTTTCCTaaacagaatctgaaaattCTCAATATTTGGATGCCATGGAAAAACTTGGAAAGTTCCCAAATGAAAACATcttgaaacattttaaagtaaaatatgcTTTAATACTTTAAAGCACACTTCAGTGTAGCTAAGCATTTCTCCTTTACGTCTGATAATTACTCTATTATCTAAATTAATCATGTTCCTACCCAAGAGGTGCTGACAGTTATTTCCAGACACAGAAATTATTACTAAAAAACCCCCTTGCCCTCCCTTCTCCTGTGCAATACATGATGCAACTCTCATAAAaaggataataaaaatattcaattatGTATTGATTTTTAAACATATGATTATCCTAAGCATAAAAAGGAATATGGAAAACATTATACAGTTACTTACCCTGATCCATCCTGAGAAGTGAAACAGCCCTGCCATGCCATGCATCCTGGAAAATAAGGAAATGGAAGGACAGGTTCACAGCAGCCCTGTAGCTCCTCTCCCCATTCCTAAATATCCTACAGCTCTTCTTCATTCTCACATGAAAAGTAAGGACCCTCTCCAGATCTTTGATGTGAATTTACACATAATGGCTTCAGCCAGAATGAACTGCAGGCCAGTCACATCTTTGGTTCATCCTTCGTGCCATGAAAGCTTTCTACAGTATTTCTAGGCAAATCTCTCTCTCTTAAAACAAATTCTTATATATCCTATACTCCAAAGGGAGACAAAAGTCTCTCTTTATTtcttataaagaaataaaaaataaatccttaaaGCTCAAGGCTGCCAGTAGCCAGAAGTCATGAAGCAATAATCTACATTAAACACACGCTTGATTCCAGGATTCAGCAGATACCGGAAATGACACTTTACATAATGCTCAGTGgctatattttttctttttatctcttttcaAAGATGACATAAACAAGCCCTAGGATgcacaaacaaaagcaaatgcaGAAATAAGCTGTCTTTATAGGTGAGAAGCTGGGAATCAAGCTGTCAATACTGATGGCTTCTGCAAAGCCTACAAGTCTAAGAAATAAAGGTCTTTTGTCTTTAAATTGTCAACAAAGGACCCTCAATGAATAATGAGATATAAAACACATTCTTGTTAACAAAAACCAACTGTTACATTATAGAAGATGGAGACTTCCATCCTGCTACAGGCTCCACAGCTTCCCATTTCCTCTCTAGGATATAGCCTTGAAGATCTTCCAAGGTCCGGGAGCCGCGGTATCTGCGAAACACTCCATCGTTGGCACTGCAAAATAAACCCCCATCAGCACAGACAGCCCCCGAACTCTGGGGtgcaaaacccaaccaaaaccccCACATACACTACAGATTTCACTTCCTCAGAGCTGAGGGTTTGGGAACTGTAATCCATGATGGAAAATCTCAGTTTTTAAATAGCATGGGGTTTTGCCATTTATAAAACTGCTGTTTTTCTTAACTATTCACTGGTGCTACAGCAAATACACAAAGCACATGAGGTTAACAACCAAACCATTTCAAAGTACAAGTAAGAATTAAAAGTGCACATATATACGTATTTTTTTGTATATCTGCACAACTCATAATACTCTTAATGAAGGCTTCAATATTTTAAGGATGGCATCACCTTATTGGAGAAGAGATACAGCAAATGTCTTCTCTGCTCCATTTTTAATAGCATGGATAACAGGGAAACTTAAACTAAAGAAAAGCCTCACATAAGGATTTCACCATGCAATCAAAGCTACAATAACCTGAGCTAAAATCAAAAGTCACTATTCCTTCATTTTCCCCTAGTTTTCAGTTACAGATTAAATCAAGTGACAAGGAGTCAGTATCTGCAGTTTCCAGTATGACACACTTACTGGTAAATTGTAGGAAGTGTTGTGACAAAGAAACGACCACTCAGGCctagaaagggaagaaaaccacACAAACAGTTCAGTAACACTGAAATTTCTCAGCATTCTGACTTTTCTATAAATACCAACATATCTGTATTTTAGAGCAGGCTGCACAGCTTTCACCATTGTTTTGTAAATATAGGTTAACAGTTTGTCTTCATATATGCTACAAACAGTAACAGATACTAAATATTGGttataaattaaagaaaagtgTTTAGCTTGAAGAATGTTTATTGAGAGGTAATTTTCCTCATCAATGGATTTGTCTCCTCAGTATTTGCAGGCAGCTGAAGTTTTGGACCAGCCCAGCATTAGATGCACTCAGAGTCCATTAGAAAGGGCTGAATTCCTACAGGCAGAAACTGCAATTCATATAAAGTAGCAATGTAAAGAGTACAGTTATTTAACTTTGCcttttataaaattctgtgaaaatctTTTGGGAAATTAAGACCTTATACAGCCTTCAATAAAGCAAACAACTCTAGGCAATGGGATTAGCCATGGAAAAGTATTGGAGCAAGAGGGTTTCTGCCTTTAGAGACAAAGACGAGCCATACCAAAATAAGccaggtatttttaaaagtttcagtGGTAATGTCTTCCTCCATTTGAATTCCTCTATGGAACAGGCAAAAAAGGGTTATggcattttttgttgtttggtatTTTGTTTAAAGATGTGTAAAGCAAATGATCTTTAAAGTTACAGAAAGGAAAGCCTCTTACTTCAATGTTTGAGCTCTCTGCCTCTATTGCTACAAGAGGCAGGGTGATGAAAAACTTCCTGAAACAGCTAAAAGTTGTGCCAGCACAAGAAGATAAAAAGTAAACAAACCCACAAGTGTAACAGCATAATTAATAAAGCAGACAGCACAGCTGCACAAGGAGAACTGGGTGGAGAGTCACAAAGAACATAATTAGCTTAACAGAGAAAGTCATGTAACACTGACAGGCTTTTTGAAGTTCTTAAAATGCCACTCaggcaaaggaaataaaacaaatctcTGACCTGTGGCCTATCCTAGAGTGAACACCTAAGAAGCAACTCTGAAATCTGTAAGTTATGAAACGCATCTAAGCTCCCCAATATTTTTGGTGGAGATTTGCTGGTTATCCAAGGCACATTCCTAGACTGGTAAAACCAGATGCAAGTCAGCTACAAAATTTAAGAACATATCAAATTGTTTTGGTGTCTGTTTAATACAATCTTGAATTTGCTACAGTTAAGCATCTGTCTCTGTCTGCAAATCAGAAACTGAAATCCACTATGAAATCAGCAGTTAAccaaaaactaaaaaacccTTTCAAAACTTAGAGAGAATAGAGATGTCATCTAAAATTCTAGCTGCTTTCAGCCAACAACTCAAAACAGACAGAAGATCCAAGAAGTCTTGTTGTAATTCACAGGTAAATGTTGTGATGAGGAGCTTAAAAAAGGCACCACAAGTATGCAGAATTTAAGGGTCCAGAAGCATCTCCACTATTTGCTTGTTCCACACTGAACATTTCAGTGGAGAAAATGAGGCAAGAGGAAGCACTTCAAGGCTGAAACATCAAGGGACTGAAATCTGCTGTGAAGCCATTAAGACTCTGGTGGATTCATTCTTCAGGCATCTCCTGCAATTAAGCACCATGAATGGCCACTTTCTCCTGCCAGTTTAGGCTGTGCAATTTTATGTAACTCTGCACTCATCTCGTGGTTTTCCCCTAATTTAACACATTTTGACTACTTTCAATTCAATGAAGGGGTTACATAACTAAGACTAATTAAAGCACCATTGTGCAAGCAAGAAAGGAGACAGAGCACTTAAACACAACTGAAAGGCTGATACAAAGCCCACTGTAAAAATATCTCAGTAACTTTAGAGAGCTTCACAGAAACTTGTATCTTCCAAATTACATCAGCACCAAAGGTCAAGTACGtaataaatgtttgttttccagtttgAGCATTCCTTACTTCTAGAAGTGCCTGCAGCTTCCAGTGCTGAGCTGGATGTTGTAGGTTTATTACATGAGCTTTGGTAcaaattcatcattttggtTAGTCATTTGACTCAGAAGAAACCCATGCTTGGGGGTCAGGACTCTCAGCAACATTAGAAATTCAAGTGTTAAGTTTACATCTATTTAAACTAGGTAGTATTAAAACTCATCTGTTTATTACACTATATAATGATTAGTATATGCAGCTTTTTGATACCAGATTTTTTGTATACTTGTGAACTTTTAACAAGACATGAACCTACACAGGGTCTAGAACAGCTGGCATTTTCTTGTCAACTTAGATTGCTTATTCTGAGACAAGAGTTTTGATATAGTAAATCTGTTCAGCATGTATTCAActaataaacatatttttcacacactttataaagcaaaaagaaaaaacagtaaagtctggcctttttttccctaatatctcATCTATCAGTCTTTTGATACTGCAGATAAAATCCTTTGTCCCCTCAAAGCCCAAACAAGCATGAAACATTCCCAGGCGATGCAGAGGTTTATACAATATTAATACTGCTTGTACAAAGACACATTCAAAACTTTGAAGGGAGTCGCCAAAGGAATATATTAGATTGCACTCATGCTTCTGTGAACAGTTAGGGATGTATTTTTATAAGCATATTTGCATATGTGCATCACCAACAGGTAACAGCAATAACATCTATAATATAAAGCACTGCCACAATTAAAGCAGTCAATAAACCAGCAACATGCTGGAAACAGCAGGCTTGCTCTACCCCACCCTGAAATTCTCCTAACGGGAGGCTACAGAGCTGGAATCTTCTACAGACAAGCTGGAGAAATGAGACAGGTAACAGCTTCCAATGAAGATTAAAATAGAGAATAAGCCTCTTTTAAGTCAGCATTAAGCCAGatcacccccccccccaattctTTAATCCCTCAAATTGAGTTTATAAACTTGAGTTTAGAAATACGAACCGTATGGAGAAACAAAGTGTGGAtaacattattttgtttttgaagccTAAATAAACAGTAAATGGTAGCTGTATCTAATAATTCCTGTTATTAAAGCACTCCGTTTCATGCTGTACCTGGTTCCTGAGTGACATCCACTTTTCCAACAGTGATGCCGAGCCGCTCGCTCTCCTTGGCAAAGCTCTCCCAGGTTGCCTCAATCTGCTGACAGGCTGGACACCAAGGAGCATAACTGAAGGGGGAAGACAggggaaatattttaatactctTACACTTAAAGACATTCAAATTGATTAACTGTACAGAGAATATACAAACACGTCaatcacaaaggaaaaaaacctacagTTTTTCTTAATCAAGTCTACGGAATAAAACAATCAAAGTTTTTTTAATCAATTCTATGTTCCTCCCCATGTTAttagaacaaaacaaatcacAGATTTGAGAAATTCATATCCAGACTCCTTACCACTTGTGATTTATTCTATTTACataggaaataaaatacatttccatCGCAGCTATCTGAATTATTGAAGCCTGGCTGTCCTCTGAAGCAGTATCCTTCATCACAACATTTTGTATTGATTTCCCACACCTCAGAACTTCCCAAAATTGCATTTGCCTTAGCCAACTACTCCATACATCACACCATGCCCTTTTTGATAGCAGTCATGAGAGACTTGAAAAGAGCACACATCAAATTCCTGATGCTCATACTTACCGTCTTGTTTTTACCCAGGattcatttcagaaaaataggCCTGCTCTTTTCAAGAGGTGAATTTTCTACACTCTTAATCAGAAGAATTAAACCAATTTTGCATCTATTGGTAATATCAATCTGGAAACAGAGCAGCTAATATAAAGGATAACATCAGATAAAATTGATGATAAA
This genomic window contains:
- the TMX4 gene encoding thioredoxin-related transmembrane protein 4; the encoded protein is MAPGRWRHGRRFLRVVLLVALMGPAACFSSSFYSPGEPRSSVRVLCGSNWSLVLQGQWMLEFYAPWCPACQQIEATWESFAKESERLGITVGKVDVTQEPGLSGRFFVTTLPTIYHANDGVFRRYRGSRTLEDLQGYILERKWEAVEPVAGWKSPSSIMMHGMAGLFHFSGWIRQIHNYLTGTLGVHVWISYAIFILATLLIGLLLGLVLVLISDCLCPAKSKHRAETPEEAITKENAENAALEEPEEVAELSADDAEEAADVKDLSDGEDAANSSADESEEDLALGKESGGEEMEDLSEQPLAESETESTVRQRKSQGSEKEL